A section of the Metabacillus endolithicus genome encodes:
- the ndoA gene encoding type II toxin-antitoxin system endoribonuclease NdoA, which yields MIVKRGDVYFADLSPVVGSEQGGVRPVLIIQNDIGNRFSPTVIIAAITAQIQKAKLPTHVEIDAKRYGFERDSVILLEQIRTIDKQRLTDKITHLDDEMMDKVDEALQISLGLIDF from the coding sequence TTGATTGTTAAACGAGGCGACGTTTATTTTGCCGATCTTTCTCCAGTTGTAGGTTCAGAGCAAGGTGGCGTGCGTCCTGTATTAATTATTCAAAACGATATTGGGAACCGCTTTAGTCCTACAGTTATTATAGCGGCAATTACAGCCCAAATTCAAAAAGCAAAATTGCCAACTCATGTTGAGATTGATGCTAAGCGTTACGGGTTTGAAAGGGATTCGGTTATCCTGCTTGAACAGATTCGAACGATTGATAAACAAAGGCTTACTGATAAAATTACCCATCTTGATGATGAGATGATGGATAAAGTTGATGAAGCCTTACAAATAAGCTTAGGACTTATCGATTTTTAA